GTCTCTGCTTTTGCATGTGTCGATTTTAAACTTTTTTGGGTGAATCCTGTGAGAAAACACCCAAATCAAAAGTAGGAATATCACCTACTTTAATTTTTTAGGGCTAATCTTCGAAAGTGTTTTCTTCTTGATTGAAAATTAAGCAAAAATTTAACCAACTAGTTTGATAGaaataaaaaggaaagggaatagaaaaatattaaattaataaggtataatttagaaaatataaatgcattataaggttatttttgttttaaatataAATATGATTTTTCCCCAAAAGCAAAAAAATTGCTTCTGGTGctgtttaaaagtattttttcatcttggccaaacacctcaaatttttcaaaaagtactttttttgttGTCCTCCTGGAAGCTTGGCCAGCCAGGCTCTTAGTTGATTTTGGTCCGTTCAATGAAACAAATTAGCATTATTCAATATAATATTTGTCCCTATTTTCTTTTTCCGCATATCTGATATCAGCATAAACTAGGCGAATATATTGTATTATTTTATATGGGATAGAATGCGAGATATGATACGTGGATTAGTAATACATATATTAACACCACTAGATAACAAAAATAATCCTTCGTATTTTGAAATATAGACATTTGACTAATCCCGCGTTATTAAAACAAGCTAGGAAATGCTTTTGAATTGTTTATTAACATGTGCAACACACTGGTCAATGTTGCCAGTCTTTTAGACATTGAAAGGAGTTTAATCTTGGACCAGCCAACGCATTTGGATCTTTTGGGAAAGTATTGGTCATTCCTTTGACATCCATTCTATAAAGTGAGCTTCATACTAAACAGATATTCTCATAGCTTTCACAAAAAAAATGTCTGTTCTTGCCATTCTATTCATTTGTTTGTGCATGATATTGTCCAACTTCAATGGGAATATTACTGAGGCAAAAACATTCTCATTTGAGGAAATAACTGTCAGTGATATTCAAATAGCTTTCAAGCAAAACAGACTGAGCTCAAGGCAACTTGTTGAGTACTATCTAGGCCAAATTCAAAGAGCTAATCCAGTTCTTAAAGGAATCATAGAAGTGAATCCAGATGCACTATATCTAGCAGGTATGAGTCAAACAACTTTTGGACGGGTTAATGACTTGTCAACATTTATCCATTTTGACCTGTCTAAATTCAATAGATTTGACACTCCTAGCTACTTGCAGATAAAGCTGACCAAGAACGTAAAGCGAAGACGCCAAAATCATTATCCAGGCTACATGGTATACCTGTTCTTGTTAAGGACAACATTGCAACTAAGGATAAGCTTAACACAACAGCTGGATCTTTAGCTCTTCTTGGATCCATCGTACCACAAGATGCTGGTGTAGTCAAGAAGTTGAGGAAAGTTGGGGCTATCATACTTGGCAAGGCAACTATGACTGAATGGGCTGCTTTTAGATCTGGAGAGTTGCCTAGTGGTTGGAATGGTAGACTTGGCCAAGCTCTGGTGAGTTATAGCTCAAAAAAATAAATATCTATTATTTAATTTAGAGGCGATAAATGTGCGGGTTGTGTCAAATTTGGGTGACTAAAACGAGTCAAATCAGCAAATAGGTCATGACCGGATTCACTCAAAGTCTACTTGGGTCAAAATCAGTTAGATTAAGATGGATCAAATAATGGGTCATAACTATATTGGGAATTTGCCTTTTGAAAATAATATGAAGGCCAATCTTTTTTCCTTAAATtattactagttaagttcttcCAGAAGTACACAATTCCAATCTTTAAATTTGATTATGATGAAACCTGTTTGGTTTTAAGTTCTATTTTGACCCGTCGGGTTGCACTAATgtgctattttgataagttttacCCCCATTGTTTGATCGATCATTTCGAGTTCAAGTCCATAGGTCTAGAGGCGGATCCAAAATTTAAGCTCTATTTGTTCCACCTTTAAGGTTCTTATCTTTGAACTCATGAATATGCGGACATATTAGACTGGATAAGATAatgaatgaagatattcgggaaaGGGTGGGCGTTGATATCGTGGACGACAAGATGCAGAAAGcgaggcttagatggttcggaCGCGTGCGGAGGAGAACCATAGATACCCTGGTTAGGAAGTGCGAGCGGTTGGATTTGacaggtacgagaagaggtagagggcagcctaagaagtattgggacgAGGTGATCAGGAGGACATGACGttgcttcagatttccgaggataTGACTCTTGATAGGAacgtgtggaggtcgagcattagggttgtaggctaGGGGGTAGTCGAGCGTTATTCTCTCTTTGTATCAGGTAGTCTGATAGAGTTTTGTCTAGGTCTGTTAGCGATCTATGTTGTGTTCAcattattttgttgttttgtaTAATATTGTATTATTgccctttcacttatttgttgtcTCTTACGATGCTATTATTACTTTTTTGGCTTCTTTTGTTGTTACagaactttttttttgtttttttttttcctgaTATTATTGTATCTTCTGGGTCcccagaaacagcctctctacccttccggggtaggggtaaggtctgcgtacactctatccTCCCCAACCcattagtgggattttactgggtatgttgtcGTTGTTGTTTGGGTTCATACCTACAATTTATTGCAATATTAGCGGATTTTAACACAAATTTATAGTCCGCGTCAAAGATATTGGATTTAAATGAACCCGATAGTGATACATTGCATCTGCATCTGCATAGGTCAAGTCAGTCAATAAGTTATCCAACTAGTTTATACTTGAACAGGATGTTAAAATAGATTGATTTTGCCACCTGTGATTTCTTAAGATGCAAAAGATCGGAATTAAGGTGAAACAAAGATCTAAAGTATATAATTGACTAAAAAGAGTTTACTCATGTTATTCAGAATCCTTATGTAGCAAGTGCTGATCCATCAGGATCAAGCACTGGTTCAGCAACATCAGTAGCAGCAAACATGGCAGCAGTAACACTGGGGACAGAAACAGCAGGCTCCATTCTATCTCCGTCAAGTGCTAATTCTGTTGTTGGAATCAAACCAACTGTAGGCCTCACCAGCAGGGCCGGCGTTGTCCCAATTTCACATAGGCAAGACACTGTTGGGTATGTACAGATTTAAATCTTAGGTCTCTATATACTGCCAGCATTTGGATCCACGACTGCTTGCTTTACAATTAAATGTTCAATCCATAACCATATTAAGCCCTTTGTAAGTCATCCGCTATATCATGGAGTAGTTGTTAACCTCCCAGTTTTCTCCGAAAGTGAGTGAAgggaaaagaagaataaaaaatgACTTTTTAGATCTAAATGCAAAGAAATTATTTTTACTGGATAATTTACCTGTCCAAAGTTCACATTTTGTTCAAGTTGTAATAGTACTGCAAGAAGATAAATAAAACAGCAAatcaaaaaagaaacaaaattaaaGTGCAATACATTAGGGATGCAAAATGCAAATAAAAAACAATGAACAGATTATCATATACAATGCTTTTTCTGCATAGAACAGGCCAATCTGCAGGACAGTATCTGATGCTGTTGAGGTTCTTAATGCCATCGTTGGTTTCGATCAAGATGACTCACCTGCAACGAAACAGGCTTCCACTTACATTCCTCGTGGTGGGTACCGGCAATTTCTTAAGGCTGATGGGCTCAGAGCTAAGAGATTGGGAATTACAAAGGACCTTTTTAGCTCAGATGATATCAAGGCTTACCAACACCATTTTAACACCTTAAGGTAGCCTTTTTATTCTCACTAGCATTTCCGTAGTTTAGTACTGTTACTAAATATCCTAATAGCAATGCACTTTTTTCTGGGATGAATATTTGAAGGCAAAAAGGAGCAGTGTTAGTTGACAAACTGGAAATACCTAACATCAACTTGGTCTACACCGCTGTGTTTGATGCTCAAGGCATTGCACTGACCGCCGAATTCAAGATGGACCTAAATGCATACCTTAAAAAGTTAGTCCACTCTCGAGTCCGATCCTTGGCAGATGTTATAGCCTTCAACAAGATTTCAGCTTCGGTAAGTACTGTCAATCAATTAACACCTCAGTATTAAACAATGTTCAGGTTAGTTGTACTAATCCTTGTAACTGTTCTGTTATACTCAGGCCAAATGCATTTAAATCATTGGTCTTTTAAACTAGACATTTTCCTTTTAAATTCCTCACTATTCTTATAGTGGAGTTCAAGTCTCTAAGCAAACTAAAAGACTCATCGTATACACTAGACCTGAGATAAGGGCAACAACCTCAACTATGGTTTAATCCAACCATTCCAATATCGCCTATATGAGTCCCTTGTTCTTAGCTAACTCTACATCATTTTTTAGGAGATTTTTGGTCGTTTAAGACAACTTCCCAGTTTCCTCTATATGATTTTGGTTTAACTCTACAACATTTTTTAGGAGATTTTTGGTTTATTTCTATTAAACCATCTTAGACGACCTTCTCTCTATTGCACCCTCTCTTTGATGtaatcatttctaatcttatttGATCTTATGTGACCGTGTATTCATCTTAATATCGTATCCCTACCACATTCATTATGTGGATATGTTGCTAGCTGCTCTCACCATCTTTCCATATTGGCTAACACTGATTTTGTTTCTGAATGATATGTAAAATACTCACATTAAGTTTCAAAAAAACTTAGGTATAAGGTCTTTTTATCTCTCCACTAATAGACTCCTACAGATATAACAGGTTAACTCATTGGTAGTCTTTGTTTCAGATTTTGAACCTAGCATAGTTCTATTCTTTGTTACTCCACATAATGTATGCAAATATTTACTCAAAAACATTATCGCCTTACCCTCCATTCTCCAAAAAGGCAAAAAATCCTCATATGACTTAACATGTTAGTCACATGAGTCGTGATTGAAACTCTCCGAAGTAAAAGATATGTCATACATTGTAATCAAAATTAATTTACTAGGTATCATCACTAGAAGTAGAATGGAAATATATCGTGTTTTCATTCTTTTTTGGTGTTAATGTAGGAAAACGTCAAAAAATTTGGTCAAGATACTATGTTGGAAGCTGAGAAGACAAATGGAATTGGGAAATTGGAAAGGGAGGCACTGAAGAACATAACAAAAGCATGTAAATATGGGTTTGAGAAAATGATGAAAGATAATAAATTAGATGCTTTGATGTCACCTGGTGCAAACATTGCTGGTCTTCTCGCAATTGGTGGTTATCCAGGGATCAATGTACCTGCTGGTTATGATAAAAATGGAGTTCCATTTGGGATTTCCTTTGGAGGACTAAAGGGTTCTGAACCTACACTCATTGAGATTGCATATGGCTTTGAACAAGCAACTCATATCAGGAAGCCCCCTCCTTCACATCCTCGCTAGGAATTACATATTCAATTTCAATCTAAAATGTATCCACATCTCAAGTAATATTATCTATATATATCTGCAGTTTTACCAAGCATGCAAGAACTCTTTTTAAATAGAAATAACACATGATTTGTGGAATCTCTTAACCATTATCCTATAGCAAAAGAAATGATCAAATGCCCCATATCCCTGCCGTCTCAATCGCAGAATGAAAAAAGTTACTGTTCTGTAACAGTGTCAGGGTGTATACGTACTTTCCAAATGTCGTTTTTTCTCCTGTCTTggttgtattattttttttcttggtTGTTATTGCTATGTGCTTCAGGATAATGACTAATGGCAAGGATTGTCTTCTGCTTCCTTTTTGTGGCTCTATTCATTTGTCTGTGCATGATATTGTTCAACTTCAATTTCTCATTTAAGGAAATAACTGTCAATGATATTCAAATAGCTTTCAAGCAAAACAGACTGAGCTCAAGGCAACTTGTTGAGTACTATCTAGGCCAAATTCAAAGAGCTAATCCAGTTCTTAAAGGAATCATAGAAGTGAATCCAGATGCACTATCTCTAGCAGGTATGAGTCAAGTAACTTTTGGATGGGTTAATGACTAGTCAACATTTATTGATTCTGTCCATTTTGACGTGTCTAAATTCAATCGATTCGACACTCCTACTTGCAGATAAAGCTGACCAAGAACGAAAGCGAAGATGCCAAAATCATTATCCAGCAGAAGCGGATGTAGCTCATGAGCTACGAGTTcaattgaactcataactttaatACGTGACTCAGATGATATGTAAAATATCATCAAAATCTCAATAAATATTATGTTATGAACCCATAATTTTTAATGTGTAATGGGTTCAGGGGTAAAAACATAAAGATTGAACCCttcaaattgaaattttggaTCCGTCTATGCTATCCAGGCTACATGGTATCAAGGGCGTATCCATAGCATCCGTCTCTGCTATCATGGTCTCTGCTATCCATAGCATACGGGGCACGTCAAACCATGCTCCCTCCGCCAAATTAGGTATTTTTTATGTAGGTATTTTTTAGAATTTGTCCAGTATTATGTATTAGCACCCATGCTTTATAAAGGTTGAATGGTGCACTTGGTTCAATACTTAATTATTTCTCCTCCTTTTTTTAGTGGTGCACCCATATTCTcgaaatcctagatccgcctctgcaTGGTATCCCAGTTCATAAGGATAATGTTGCAACTACGGATAAGCTTAACTCAACAGCTGGATCTTTAGCTCTTCTTGTATCCATTGTACCACAAGATGCTGGTGTAGTCAAGAAGTTGAGGAAAGTTGGGGCTATCATACTTGGCAAGGCAACTAAGACTGAGTTGGCTTCTTTCAGATATGGAAGCTTACCTAGTGGTTGGAATGGTAGACTTGGCCAAGCTCTGGTGAGTTATAGGTCACAAAAAGTAAATATTAGTAATTCTTTAGAGGTGTTAAATGTGCGAGTTGGGTAAATTCGGGTAAGTCAAATGGGTCAAATCATCAAACAGGTCATGACCCAACTCACTAAGAGTTTGCTTGAATCAAAAAAATGAATTAGACTAAAATAGGTCAAATTACGGGTCATAAACCCATCCTTCCAATATGACCTAATTTTTGCTGCTTTTTCACTTTGTTTTTTTCTCTCTAAAATTAATTAGTTAAGCTCTTCCAAATTAACATACTCCAACTTTTAATTTTCAAGTTTAATTATGATGAAACCTGTTTGGGTTTAGGTTCCATTTTAATCCACTGGGTTGCActattttcatcatttttaatCCAGTAATTTGATGGGTCATTTCGAGTTCTAGCCCCTTAGGCCAGGTCAACAGACGGGTCAGAACTCAACTCGTTAAATTTGGATAGGTTTGAGCGGGTTAGCACAAAATAGATCTATTGTGGCACCCCTATGATTACTTAAGACATGActcttgatagggaattatggaggtcgagcattaaggttgtaggttaggggagagtgtgaatatttctacagcacaatagagtgagactatccagttaggagttagactaggaatgtcattggtcgtctattgacgcagggctttaccttctagttgtattataccagccatctatttcgtatttcgtatttcgtattctgtatttcatatttcatatctcttatatattgttgttatttttaatacgcatttttatggtactaatatatcatctcctattgctttttgagccgagggtctcctggaaacagcctctctacccttcggggtaggggtaaagtctgcgtacatattaccctccccagaccccacttgtgggattatactgggtcgtcgtcgtcgtcgtcgttgTATGATTACTTAAGACGGAAAAGATAGGGATGAAAGAGAAACGAAGATTTAAAGAAACCGTTCTTGGACTACAATAACAAAAAATCGGCTTAGTTGAAAGGGATCAATATTGCATGTTGAGGTGATGAGATGAACTATAGAACTGCTCCTTTTAATTTATTTACTACTAGATTTGTATGGCCCGTGACCAACACCGTCCCAACAATGCAGCTTAAACATTTCAATTCATGCGAATATAGATCTAACTTAAATCTGTGGTGATTTAAGCATAGTTCTAGATACGAAGCAAAAGGAAACAAAACCTACCTGAGGCTGAGTCGATGACAAAAAAAATAAGCATTAAGGTTGAAAAATATCGGCCTTGGCCAGTCCCTGCTAAATTCTCATATCTAAAGCGAGAGTTTATACATACCAACTAATAGATACATCAATTGATTCTGCATTTTTTTTTCTGGATATTTCCTTTTTACTTCTTCCCAAAGAATTAACCTTATTGGTGTTTTCAACAAAGTTACATTATTTTTTGAAAAGGCACAAAGATATATTATCTCAAACGTTAAAGGAACAACATCAGCATCTCTAGATCCTCATCAAAACTCAGCCAAATTTCAGAGTCATATAATTCTATTCACATAGGCGTAGGACAATTAAAGCGGAAAGCTAAGGTTAGAAAAGTAGTCACAAGCAGCATCAGGAAAATTCCCCGATAGACATATCATAGCTTTTCTTCGTAACTAACTTATTTTGTTGTCTACATCAGTAAGGATAACCATCCACAGTCCATGAATGGTAGAATTGCTTGCTCTCATTCATGATGGGGTTGTGTGGGTTGATCTATATTATCTTCTCGCTGGACATATATCTGCGTATGCTAGAACCATTTAGAGCTTTAGCCTTCAAAAGTCTCCCCATGTAGGAGTAATAAAACACCACCGAGATCCATGACATGATTAAAAACAACGACCTTGTCTTCACGCACACCCTTAATAACCCCCCTGCAAACCTTTTTACTTATGCTTCAATATCATCTAACCATGAAGAGAACCCTATAGCCCTTCTCCATCCCAACTAATTTAGGTGTTTTAGCTATATGCGGATAAAAAAAGTCAAACATAGTCATAAAATCTAGGCAATTAACACCTGCAATTTCAAGACATAGACAATTGAGTTGGCTTGAATTAAGGTTGAACTATGGTAAAACATGATTGAATTAAATAATTACGTTTTTGTCAATAAAATTCAAGTAGCAAAATAAAATAACGAATGAAGAACTCCTTAGAATAACTTAAGGTACCACAAAAACCTGTAGCACAACTTTTGAAGTTATTGCTTAGAAGTTTCTGGAATACCAGAGACTTCAATGTTAAGTCAATTTCTATCATAACATAATATTTTACATGTGATTTCATATTTGATGTTGGTCATTTTTTATCTGTAACATATTGCGTACATGTGAAATCACATAATCACCCGTTCAAAATATATAATGCTCCGCACAAATTTGATGCTAAGTTAATTACTCTAGCTTCAAGTATAGCTCTTTTAGTAAAGAAATTTCACCTATTTATGACATTTTTTTTCTTGCTCTCATAAATACCATAATTCCTTCATATTTTGGTAGTGAAAGTCAAGGGATGCTGATAAAGCCCTTTACGTAGTAGAAACTAAATAAAAGGAGAGCTTCTAGTGAATCACCATCAACGTCAGGCCTCTAACGCTTGATGAATTAACCTAAGTTATTATAGGACAATCCAAATAATGTGACATAAAAAAAAATTCCGCACTATGATAGTAAATTGATTTGAGCAAGTCACTTAATTGATTGACACTTTTAAACTTGGTAACCTACTCCACACATTCACAACTATCTTTGCAACAAGTTTTTTTGGTAAAGCTCTGCAAGACTATGCTGCAAAATCCGATGATAAAGCATTCCACATACCATCAGTGACTATTATAAGCCTTCCCCAGCATCAGCATCAGCATCAGCATCTGAATTGCtactaaaagaaagaaagaaatatctCGTTCAGGAAGCTGGTACCAGCAAGCCCATCCTATTCCAAGCTCCATTCATCTCTTCTTCTATGGTTCAGATTCATTCTCTTTAAGTTGTTTTTCAATTTCTACAGTTGATTAATTCATTCAAAAGCATCAACTACTAACAGTATCTACAGAGATGATGAGTAAACCAAGTATATCACA
The Nicotiana sylvestris chromosome 11, ASM39365v2, whole genome shotgun sequence DNA segment above includes these coding regions:
- the LOC138881511 gene encoding probable amidase At4g34880; protein product: MARIVFCFLFVALFICLCMILFNFNFSFKEITVNDIQIAFKQNRLSSRQLVEYYLGQIQRANPVLKGIIEVNPDALSLADKADQERKRRCQNHYPAEADWCTHILEILDPPLHGIPVHKDNVATTDKLNSTAGSLALLVSIVPQDAGVVKKLRKVGAIILGKATKTELASFRYGSLPSGWNGRLGQALVSYRSQKVNISNSLEVLNVRVG
- the LOC104245238 gene encoding probable amidase At4g34880, with amino-acid sequence MSVLAILFICLCMILSNFNGNITEAKTFSFEEITVSDIQIAFKQNRLSSRQLVEYYLGQIQRANPVLKGIIEVNPDALYLADKADQERKAKTPKSLSRLHGIPVLVKDNIATKDKLNTTAGSLALLGSIVPQDAGVVKKLRKVGAIILGKATMTEWAAFRSGELPSGWNGRLGQALNPYVASADPSGSSTGSATSVAANMAAVTLGTETAGSILSPSSANSVVGIKPTVGLTSRAGVVPISHRQDTVGPICRTVSDAVEVLNAIVGFDQDDSPATKQASTYIPRGGYRQFLKADGLRAKRLGITKDLFSSDDIKAYQHHFNTLRQKGAVLVDKLEIPNINLVYTAVFDAQGIALTAEFKMDLNAYLKKLVHSRVRSLADVIAFNKISASENVKKFGQDTMLEAEKTNGIGKLEREALKNITKACKYGFEKMMKDNKLDALMSPGANIAGLLAIGGYPGINVPAGYDKNGVPFGISFGGLKGSEPTLIEIAYGFEQATHIRKPPPSHPR